The Cognatishimia activa nucleotide sequence GTCAGCATTTCGCGACAATCTGGGCCGCTGGCGTTCTTATGGCCGTACCGCTTTCAATCCCGCTCGTGAACCTATTGGTCCCAATCCTGGGCGCGGCGACATTTACCCATGTCTACCATCGACTAAGGCGCGGCGAGCAAATCGCCTAGTACCAAAAAACAAAGCCGCCTCTGAGTTTCAGGGCGGCTTTTTCACTATTCGCTTCCGACCGGTGGCAAGCGGTCCATCCAGTCAAAATCTCTGACCTCGATGATCCCCTGCGTAATGATCCAAAAGAGGATCGCCCAGATTACAGCAGCGACGCCTGTCGTGATCCAGGCTTTCTTTTTCAGGTAATGATGCTCTGGCGCACCCGCCTGCGTGCCCGGCACAATCTCGCCAACATCCCCCTGCGTTTGCAGGCGTATTGGGATGACAACCAAAAAGGTCATGAACCAGCAGACGGCATACATAACAATCGCGGATGTGATGGACATGGGTGCTCCTTCAGATTGCCTGACTACCTAAATCGCCAAAGCCGCCCGGACAAGGGCGGCTTCGTTCAATTCTTGCTGCTAAGCTGCGGCCAATTAGACCTGCTCTAACTCCACGAGGCAGCCGTTGAAGTCCTTCGGGTGCAGGAAGAGCACAGGTTTGCCATGCGCACCGATCTTTGGTTCGCCAGTGCCCAGAACGCGTGCACCGGTTTCTTTCAAATGGTCCCGGGCTGCCAGAATGTCTTCGACTTCGTAACAAACGTGGTGAATGCCACCAGAAGGGTTCTTGTCGAGGAAGCCTTGAATGGGGCTGTTTTCACCCAGAGGGTAAAGCAACTCTATTTTCGTGTTTGGCAGTTCGATGAAGATCACCGTCACACCGTGATCGGGTTCATCCTGCGGATCGCCGACTTTTGCGCCCAGCGCGTTACGGTATTGGTCCGCGGCGGCTTCCAGATCAGGAACAGCAATTGCAACGTGGTTCAATCGGCCAATCATTGGCGTCTCCTCAGAGTTTTTTAAGTGCGAACCTTATGGGGGAGCGTTTTCCACATGACAAGCGACAGGCCGTCGCGGCCTTAACGCCTTGTTATCCATATGCCGCATAACGTTGGGTCTCATTGCTGCTCAACTCAAGGAACATAGACGATGGAGGAATTCCACAATGTAATGGCAACCCCAACCGCGACGCGCCCCTTGATGGGGTTGACGGTTTTGGCGGTGGAGGACAGTCGATTTGCCAGCGACGCTTTGCGCCTCATCTGCTTGAAAAGCGGTGCACGCATTCGCCGCGCAGATTGCGTGGCATCAGCTCGTAGACATCTGCGTGTCTATCGTCCTTCGGTCGCGGTGGTTGATCTGGGATTACCAGATGGATCAGGGCTCGACCTTATTCGAGACCTCAATCGCGCAACACCACGAGTGGATGTACTACTTGCGATTTCTGGCGATACACATCTCTGCCACGCCGCCCGCGCCGCTGGGGCTGACCGATTTTTGGAAAAGCCCCTAACTTCAGTTGCCGCATTCCAAGACGCCGTACTTGGTGTCTTACCAAAAGACCGCTCTCCCAATGGGCCAAGGTCCATACCAACCGGGTCGATTTGCCCTGATCCCATCGCATTTGCAGACGATCTCGCCCATGCTTCCGATGTGCTGGGACAGGCACAGGATGAAAAGACCATCGCATATGTTGCGCAATTCCTCTCGGGCGTGGCGCGTTGCGCAGAGGACAGAGGATTGATCCGCGCCACGGATGAGTTGATTTCCACTATCCATAGAGGCAACCCCAATCATGTTTTGCTCTCTCGTGTCGCGGGCTTGGTTCAAGACCGCTTGAGCAAACGCGAGGCCGTTTAGGCTTCAGAGCAATAACCCAGGGGATGCCCCCATATCCAGACCACCAAAGACGCCGCTTTCCAGAGCTGACTGTGGTACTCCGAAACTATCGTGCATCGCCCACGCCGCCCAAGCGCGCACATCGCTTGTCGGCATTAAATCGCGCCCCTGATAGAGCTCGCTGTCGGCCAAGCCCGGCCAGCCCCCGAAGACGCGTCCGCCTCTGACCGCACCTCCAGCCATGATCATGGTGCCGCCTGTGCCATGATCTGTGCCCTTTGTGCCATTCTCGCGCACCGTGCGGCCAAATTCGGTCATGCAGAGGATGGTGGTCTTATCCCACACCTTTTTTCCGAGTTCCTGTTTTATGCGCAATATGGTCTCGCTTAGCCGCGAAAGAGGGGCGTTCAAGGCCCGCTGCTGGTTGGCATGAGTGTCCCAGCCTGAAATCGAGAAAGAGGCGATCCGACTTTCACCCCGCAACTGTTCCGCAGCGAAATCAGCAATTTTTAGATGTGTTTTGCCTTTACGCGCCTCCTGCGCATCCGCCATCATCTCATCCATCATGCCTTGCTCAGACATGTCAAAGGTCACTGAATCCCCATCTGAACCCGCCAATGCAATTGCCTGCGCCATGGCAGCCCCCATGTCCGGATCGCTCTGCATCATAAGCTCCAGCAAGCGCATTCCTTGCGAACTCAGGGTCAGGTCCACTTCTGGCGACCAGTTGGAGACAGACGCGTCCCCTGTCAAAAGCAGCATGTCTTCGCGCCCGATGGCAAATGCCGTACGCTCCACAGCGCCGGGTAGATACGGC carries:
- a CDS encoding DUF1467 family protein, which produces MSITSAIVMYAVCWFMTFLVVIPIRLQTQGDVGEIVPGTQAGAPEHHYLKKKAWITTGVAAVIWAILFWIITQGIIEVRDFDWMDRLPPVGSE
- the mce gene encoding methylmalonyl-CoA epimerase, producing the protein MIGRLNHVAIAVPDLEAAADQYRNALGAKVGDPQDEPDHGVTVIFIELPNTKIELLYPLGENSPIQGFLDKNPSGGIHHVCYEVEDILAARDHLKETGARVLGTGEPKIGAHGKPVLFLHPKDFNGCLVELEQV
- a CDS encoding response regulator, producing the protein MEEFHNVMATPTATRPLMGLTVLAVEDSRFASDALRLICLKSGARIRRADCVASARRHLRVYRPSVAVVDLGLPDGSGLDLIRDLNRATPRVDVLLAISGDTHLCHAARAAGADRFLEKPLTSVAAFQDAVLGVLPKDRSPNGPRSIPTGSICPDPIAFADDLAHASDVLGQAQDEKTIAYVAQFLSGVARCAEDRGLIRATDELISTIHRGNPNHVLLSRVAGLVQDRLSKREAV
- a CDS encoding DUF1501 domain-containing protein, producing MTERLSRRKFLGWSSVLGCSAAASPLMTPVSLASAPGDRRLIVIILRGGMDGIDVLRPWGDRAFAEMRPNLAKEQNNALQITDFHGVHAGLKHLLPLWQAGDLGFVQATSTPYRDKRSHFDGQDILEAGTVDLAPLGRRTGWLNRLLPYLPGAVERTAFAIGREDMLLLTGDASVSNWSPEVDLTLSSQGMRLLELMMQSDPDMGAAMAQAIALAGSDGDSVTFDMSEQGMMDEMMADAQEARKGKTHLKIADFAAEQLRGESRIASFSISGWDTHANQQRALNAPLSRLSETILRIKQELGKKVWDKTTILCMTEFGRTVRENGTKGTDHGTGGTMIMAGGAVRGGRVFGGWPGLADSELYQGRDLMPTSDVRAWAAWAMHDSFGVPQSALESGVFGGLDMGASPGLLL